In the Sinomonas cyclohexanicum genome, CAGGCGGAGGTCATGCAGTACATCCGCACCTGGGTCAAGGAGCCCAACAAGGCCCAGCTCGGCGGGAACTCGGTCGGCACGGACCGGCTGTTCCTGGCCCGCGACATGCCCGAGGTCATCGAGCACCTCCACTACCGGGTGATCGACGTCTCGACCATCAAGGAGTTGGCCCGGCGCTGGTATCCGCGCGCCTACTTCCAGGCGCCGGCCAAGACCGGGAACCATCGGGCGCTGGGAGACATCCGCGATTCCATCGACGAACTCCGCTACTACCGCGAGACTGTCTTCGTCCGTGCCCCGGGGCCCGAGTCTGCAGCTGCACGGGAGGTCGCCCAGCGCATTGCAGCCGGCGCACCGGGGCCGAGCGCAGAAGAAAAAAGTTAGCCCCGACCGGCCGTTTTGGTCATGAGCACTCCCGCGAGCAGGTAGACTATTTCTCGTTGCTTTCGCGGGGAAGAACCCTGGAACCTCGTTTCCAGGACATCTCCCGAGTGCGCACGGTGGGTATAGCTCAGTTGGCAGAGCGTCTGGTTGTGGTCCAGAAGGTCGCGGGTTCGAGCCCCGTTACTCACCCCGAAGGGGCCGGGCATTCCGGTCAGCACGAGGCCGCCAGGGATTCATCCCGGCGGCCTCGTTCCGTTTCAGCGCCATCCAGCACATCAGGAGCCGCACCGTGACTGTCCACCCGATCACCATTTGGGGCGAACCCGTCCTTC is a window encoding:
- the orn gene encoding oligoribonuclease, whose product is MPISNEHIVWIDCEMTGLDPVADALIEVAVLVTDSELNILGDGVDVVIKPSDEALSGMNDFVRTMHTESKLIDELPSGMTLDAAQAEVMQYIRTWVKEPNKAQLGGNSVGTDRLFLARDMPEVIEHLHYRVIDVSTIKELARRWYPRAYFQAPAKTGNHRALGDIRDSIDELRYYRETVFVRAPGPESAAAREVAQRIAAGAPGPSAEEKS